One Roseimaritima multifibrata DNA window includes the following coding sequences:
- a CDS encoding FecR domain-containing protein: protein MINEDRFADLWTDYLEGELDENGLEELHQLLSSDEGFVPRAADLLQTHRLLGLIAAESPSRQDAFVRQTLAQLPESQGEFVSQVMSQVDTQDATLQSSQQEKRRNYFTVSQPAWILAALILVAVTLFAFRLKGQVAVVESQPLGNAIAERQVHLASSSHAKFFGELSPPVGEVLPPQREYVLMSGLVEILFPTGASAILEGPAVFHVSSNESLVLDVGRCSVHAPEGAEGFLVETPVTRVVDRGTRFSVNVGETSETEVQVIEGAADIYNVQRTADSSDADDSVERLAGGEAKRFVTAGAYANEKVPFEANSYRRQLPDRVVSYETTLGPDGGAENLISVTVQRGGKVTQLPVDSLIPARITSFKATKARPFLCGGVTLPSQRLKSLVDNSLVTGVINPAGSVDPLTTDPVLEGDAGTPGMAIRFDRPVVNGPGADVILFDLQTFGTPLDGDPFHVSPLKFRDGLKSYTIRKYDLTMESTETKVLTGFHVHFFAETARSLEDLDSLKTSSQQQSNKFRGLAVGIDLSDLGYASGEVAEGLFIQDALDDGHYVDPVFIAGLPEEELE, encoded by the coding sequence ATGATTAACGAAGATCGTTTCGCCGATCTATGGACGGATTACCTAGAGGGTGAGCTTGACGAGAATGGGCTTGAGGAACTTCACCAATTGCTTTCCTCTGACGAAGGCTTCGTTCCGCGCGCCGCTGACTTATTGCAAACGCATCGGCTACTTGGACTGATTGCGGCGGAGTCCCCTTCGCGACAAGATGCATTCGTTCGCCAGACGTTAGCCCAGTTACCGGAAAGCCAGGGTGAATTCGTCAGCCAGGTGATGTCGCAGGTCGACACTCAAGATGCGACTTTGCAGTCCTCACAGCAGGAGAAGCGAAGGAATTACTTTACTGTCTCTCAGCCTGCTTGGATTTTGGCCGCGTTGATTCTTGTCGCTGTCACACTGTTCGCATTTCGACTGAAGGGCCAGGTTGCGGTTGTTGAATCGCAGCCACTCGGTAATGCCATCGCAGAGCGACAAGTTCACCTTGCCAGTAGTTCGCATGCGAAATTTTTCGGCGAACTTTCTCCGCCTGTGGGTGAAGTGCTCCCGCCGCAGCGTGAGTACGTACTCATGAGCGGTCTTGTTGAGATTTTGTTTCCTACGGGGGCTTCGGCGATCCTTGAAGGACCAGCGGTATTTCACGTTTCATCAAACGAGAGTTTGGTATTGGATGTCGGTCGCTGCTCGGTGCACGCACCCGAGGGAGCCGAAGGCTTTCTTGTGGAAACGCCGGTGACCCGCGTGGTCGATCGAGGGACCCGGTTTTCCGTGAACGTCGGCGAAACAAGTGAAACGGAAGTGCAAGTAATCGAAGGGGCGGCAGATATCTATAACGTTCAACGAACGGCAGACTCATCCGATGCCGACGATTCGGTGGAACGGTTAGCCGGCGGGGAAGCCAAAAGGTTTGTGACAGCAGGGGCCTACGCGAATGAGAAGGTCCCGTTTGAAGCGAATTCCTACCGACGCCAATTGCCTGACCGCGTTGTTTCTTATGAGACAACCCTTGGACCGGACGGAGGTGCTGAAAACTTGATCAGCGTGACCGTTCAACGTGGCGGCAAAGTAACTCAGCTTCCCGTTGATTCCCTAATTCCTGCTCGGATCACCTCGTTCAAAGCGACCAAGGCTAGACCGTTCCTTTGTGGCGGGGTCACCCTCCCATCGCAGCGACTTAAGTCTCTTGTGGACAACAGCCTGGTTACGGGCGTGATCAATCCTGCTGGGAGCGTCGACCCACTGACCACCGATCCGGTCTTGGAAGGGGATGCGGGAACGCCTGGAATGGCAATTCGATTCGACCGCCCGGTCGTCAATGGTCCCGGAGCGGATGTGATTCTTTTCGATTTACAAACATTCGGAACCCCTCTTGATGGTGATCCGTTCCACGTCAGCCCGCTTAAGTTCCGCGACGGGCTGAAGTCGTACACGATTCGAAAATACGACCTGACAATGGAATCCACCGAAACAAAAGTATTGACGGGTTTCCATGTTCACTTTTTTGCGGAAACGGCGAGATCGCTCGAGGATCTCGATTCATTGAAGACTTCATCGCAACAACAAAGCAACAAATTTCGCGGCCTAGCCGTCGGGATTGATCTCTCGGACCTGGGATATGCGAGCGGTGAGGTCGCCGAAGGACTATTTATTCAGGACGCTCTTGACGATGGTCATTATGTCGACCCTGTTTTCATCGCTGGCCTGCCAGAGGAAGAATTAGAATGA
- a CDS encoding PSD1 and planctomycete cytochrome C domain-containing protein has product MIERLCLLLTAFLLVTAPTDAADDDAFFESNVRPLLIKHCYECHSGTKTMGGLSLDTRAGWQKGGESGPAIVPGKPGDSLLVEAVNYGSLEMPPPDKGGKLTDDEIDLLTKWVAMGAHDPRVAAPKLGGMKLTDAKSWWAFQPLPTAEELPTPAKIDAFILRELKAHDMEPESIADKRTLIRRTTYDLTGLPPTPAEVDAFIADQSLNAFTNVVERLLASPQYGVQWGRHWLDVVRYADTAGENTDRPLPHAWRYRNWVFAAFNRDMPYDDFVRWQLAGDILCANGDQTQRGEGIIATGYLAIARRFGHDIDKDIHLMHEDVIDNLGKNFLGLTTGCARCHDHKYDPITAADYYALSGIFSSTRFAFPGCEPIGQPRDLVPLLPQAGVDALMKPWNARIAVAEAEKEQRMESIAAESKTISVLAKETTHTLSSSHINEGASVSFAEGARQSLQHIHVRKGEILQLTVSPNAGHGGDSTLVEWTITETAGTQRKWRVSDFIQILTQENPQNGNDGGNWCFLEVTDGPKFLNEKSDSINGNLALKKWSIGSEPSVFVNTADQPVMVWTELAAESFFVHPGANRPVAVAWISPLDGQVSIAGRVADVHPAELDGVAFQLDHIAAPDIGPALTRIGTASMAGAGETEPPPVIPVAYAVVDSPPANARIQQGGDPEKLGDEVPRRWLSVFGGDSVPEGAGSGRRQLGDWIADHPIAARVMVNRIWQWHFGHGLVRSPNDFGSRGEAPTHPELLDWLASQFVASGYSVKAMHRLIIHTAAYQRRSVSPTATDPDNRLLAHFNRRRLNAEEIRDSLLVASGELDPTPAEAHPFPPESTWTFSQHTPFNAVYDTTKRSAYLMVQRQRRHPFLALFDGADPNASTPERQMTTVPTQALYFLNDPFFHNSAAALATRLRKLTDDHARTTEVYRTLFQRPPSSAEQDRVEAFIASYPGSQDEKWAAQTRVLLASNEFLHLD; this is encoded by the coding sequence ATGATCGAAAGACTCTGTTTACTTTTGACAGCCTTCCTGCTGGTCACTGCGCCCACCGATGCAGCGGACGACGACGCGTTCTTCGAATCGAACGTGCGGCCGCTGCTAATCAAACATTGTTACGAGTGCCATAGCGGCACAAAGACCATGGGGGGCCTTTCGCTGGACACTCGCGCGGGCTGGCAGAAGGGAGGCGAATCGGGACCAGCGATTGTGCCGGGGAAGCCGGGCGACAGCCTGCTGGTCGAGGCAGTGAACTACGGTTCGCTGGAAATGCCGCCGCCCGACAAGGGAGGCAAGCTTACGGATGACGAAATTGATCTCCTTACCAAATGGGTCGCCATGGGCGCGCACGATCCGCGCGTCGCTGCTCCGAAATTGGGCGGCATGAAATTGACAGACGCCAAAAGTTGGTGGGCCTTCCAACCCTTGCCGACAGCTGAGGAATTGCCGACCCCTGCGAAAATCGATGCGTTCATCCTGCGTGAACTTAAAGCACACGATATGGAACCCGAATCGATCGCCGACAAGCGAACGCTGATTCGACGGACAACGTACGACCTGACGGGCCTGCCGCCGACTCCCGCGGAAGTCGACGCCTTTATCGCAGATCAATCACTGAATGCGTTCACGAATGTTGTCGAACGTCTTCTAGCGTCTCCGCAGTACGGCGTGCAATGGGGCCGTCATTGGCTGGATGTGGTTCGCTATGCCGATACGGCGGGCGAGAACACCGACCGGCCGCTGCCCCACGCATGGCGTTATCGAAACTGGGTGTTCGCCGCCTTCAACCGTGACATGCCTTACGACGACTTCGTTCGCTGGCAACTGGCCGGCGACATTCTATGTGCCAACGGCGACCAGACGCAGCGAGGTGAGGGTATCATCGCCACCGGCTACCTCGCGATAGCGCGGCGTTTCGGCCACGACATCGATAAAGACATCCATCTCATGCACGAGGATGTGATCGACAACCTGGGCAAAAATTTTCTGGGGCTGACCACGGGATGTGCTCGCTGCCACGATCACAAGTACGATCCGATCACGGCGGCGGACTATTACGCGCTCTCCGGCATCTTCAGCAGCACTCGCTTCGCTTTCCCAGGCTGTGAACCGATAGGACAGCCTCGCGACCTGGTACCGCTGCTTCCTCAGGCGGGCGTGGATGCGTTGATGAAACCTTGGAATGCTCGCATCGCAGTCGCCGAAGCCGAGAAAGAACAGCGGATGGAATCGATCGCTGCCGAATCGAAAACCATCAGCGTCCTTGCAAAGGAGACGACGCACACGCTCTCATCGTCGCATATCAATGAAGGAGCGTCGGTCTCTTTCGCTGAGGGCGCGCGTCAATCGCTGCAGCACATCCACGTGCGAAAGGGGGAGATTCTTCAGCTGACCGTTTCGCCAAACGCAGGGCATGGCGGAGATTCCACGCTGGTGGAATGGACAATCACCGAAACCGCCGGAACCCAACGCAAATGGAGGGTCAGCGATTTCATTCAAATCCTAACGCAGGAAAATCCGCAGAACGGAAACGACGGCGGCAACTGGTGCTTCCTTGAAGTGACCGACGGCCCGAAGTTTCTTAACGAGAAGAGCGATTCGATCAACGGAAACCTCGCATTGAAAAAATGGAGTATCGGCAGCGAGCCTTCGGTGTTCGTCAACACGGCCGACCAACCGGTGATGGTCTGGACGGAGCTGGCCGCGGAGTCGTTCTTTGTCCATCCGGGGGCAAACCGCCCGGTCGCGGTCGCGTGGATTAGCCCGCTGGACGGCCAGGTCAGCATTGCGGGCCGGGTGGCAGACGTGCATCCCGCTGAACTGGATGGCGTCGCATTTCAGCTGGATCACATCGCTGCGCCCGACATCGGCCCAGCGCTCACCCGGATCGGAACGGCATCGATGGCCGGGGCTGGCGAAACCGAGCCTCCGCCGGTGATTCCCGTCGCTTATGCCGTGGTGGATTCGCCCCCGGCAAACGCACGTATTCAGCAGGGTGGTGATCCGGAAAAATTGGGCGACGAGGTGCCTCGCCGTTGGCTGTCCGTCTTCGGCGGCGATTCGGTTCCCGAGGGTGCTGGAAGCGGTCGGCGACAACTTGGTGATTGGATCGCAGATCATCCGATCGCTGCACGAGTGATGGTGAATCGCATCTGGCAGTGGCACTTCGGACATGGCCTCGTCCGTTCTCCCAACGACTTCGGGTCCCGCGGTGAGGCGCCCACCCATCCCGAGTTACTCGATTGGCTGGCGTCGCAGTTCGTTGCCAGTGGTTACAGTGTGAAAGCGATGCACCGACTGATTATCCACACGGCGGCCTATCAACGGCGTAGCGTTTCGCCAACGGCGACCGATCCTGACAACCGTCTGCTCGCTCACTTCAACCGTCGCCGACTGAACGCGGAAGAGATCCGTGATAGCCTGCTTGTGGCCTCCGGAGAACTGGATCCCACACCCGCCGAAGCGCACCCGTTTCCACCGGAATCGACGTGGACCTTTAGCCAGCACACTCCGTTCAACGCCGTCTATGACACCACCAAACGAAGTGCCTATCTGATGGTGCAGCGTCAGCGAAGGCATCCGTTTCTCGCTTTGTTTGACGGCGCCGATCCCAACGCCAGCACGCCCGAGCGGCAGATGACCACCGTTCCCACGCAGGCTCTGTATTTCCTAAACGACCCGTTTTTTCATAATTCCGCTGCCGCCCTGGCAACGCGTCTGAGGAAGCTGACCGACGACCACGCGCGAACGACAGAGGTTTACCGAACCTTATTTCAACGTCCGCCCTCCTCTGCCGAACAAGATCGCGTGGAAGCCTTTATCGCCAGCTACCCTGGTTCCCAGGACGAAAAATGGGCGGCCCAGACACGGGTGCTGCTGGCAAGCAATGAATTCCTACACCTGGACTAA
- a CDS encoding DUF1552 domain-containing protein yields MNQHHFSRRFFLRGVGVSMALPWLESFNVWGDQPRSNASASEAPVRLAVLFSGNGFHSQHWWAKGEGREMELGKALAPLSDFREKLLFVRGLYHEEARKGNIHSSQTGNILSGAPIASGGEIRSGTSFDQLLAQSYGRSTKVPSLVLGCEHSNPSVHKNYSMLYSSHISWNSATTPTPLELYPALAFDRLFKDEVAAADKSVLDAVLADAQDLRRRISIGDQRKLDEYLDSVREVETRIENAGIRGDIQGWRPTLDKPNMGRPADGIPQDIAEHMRLMSDILVLGFQTDTTRITTLKLNNDHSALRFPNLKSVEQPQHGIDYMIHHLLSHSDGEDWLKVNQFFMEQVAYIAGRLDSIQEGERTLLDNTMLMHCSSMMAGAKHDNDQLPVILLGGAGGRIQGGRVLDYKEKPERQLCRLFLSMMDKMDVHPKTFGDAKTMLEEV; encoded by the coding sequence ATGAACCAACATCATTTCTCGCGACGCTTCTTTCTACGTGGTGTGGGCGTCAGCATGGCGTTGCCGTGGTTGGAATCGTTCAATGTTTGGGGCGACCAACCGCGATCGAACGCATCGGCTAGCGAAGCGCCGGTTCGTTTGGCCGTGCTGTTCTCGGGGAACGGTTTTCATTCGCAACATTGGTGGGCGAAGGGTGAAGGCCGCGAGATGGAACTTGGCAAGGCGCTTGCGCCGCTGAGCGATTTTCGCGAGAAGCTGTTATTCGTTCGTGGCCTTTATCATGAAGAAGCGAGGAAGGGAAATATCCACAGCTCGCAGACCGGGAACATCCTGTCCGGTGCGCCGATCGCATCGGGCGGCGAGATTCGATCGGGAACAAGCTTCGATCAATTGTTGGCGCAAAGCTACGGGCGATCGACAAAGGTGCCAAGCTTGGTGTTGGGCTGCGAACATTCCAACCCGTCGGTCCACAAGAACTACTCAATGCTGTATAGCTCGCACATTTCGTGGAATTCAGCCACCACGCCGACGCCGCTCGAGCTTTATCCTGCACTCGCATTCGACCGCCTGTTCAAAGACGAGGTCGCCGCCGCAGACAAGAGCGTACTGGACGCGGTGCTGGCGGACGCACAGGACCTACGACGCCGCATCAGTATCGGCGACCAACGCAAACTGGATGAGTATCTTGATTCCGTCCGCGAAGTAGAAACCCGCATCGAAAACGCTGGAATACGAGGCGACATTCAGGGGTGGCGTCCGACTCTCGACAAACCGAACATGGGCCGCCCCGCAGACGGCATCCCGCAGGACATCGCCGAACACATGCGACTGATGAGCGACATCCTGGTGCTCGGATTCCAGACCGACACCACGCGGATCACGACGCTGAAACTGAATAACGATCACAGCGCCCTGAGGTTCCCGAATCTAAAGAGCGTCGAACAACCTCAGCACGGGATCGATTACATGATCCATCACCTGTTGTCACATTCCGACGGCGAGGACTGGCTGAAAGTCAATCAGTTCTTCATGGAGCAGGTGGCATACATCGCTGGACGATTGGACTCCATTCAAGAGGGTGAGCGAACGCTCCTGGACAATACGATGCTGATGCACTGTTCCAGCATGATGGCCGGCGCGAAACACGATAACGACCAGCTGCCAGTGATCCTGTTAGGCGGAGCCGGCGGCCGCATCCAGGGAGGCCGCGTCCTGGATTACAAGGAAAAACCAGAACGACAATTGTGCAGGCTATTCCTTTCGATGATGGATAAAATGGACGTCCATCCAAAGACGTTCGGCGACGCGAAAACCATGCTCGAGGAGGTCTAA
- a CDS encoding DUF1553 domain-containing protein, with the protein MKIAGQHLTQVAGNLAHDRGNVLKRSSRLGLDWLSSSILPVVLTITSLLACGLPAIAEEPTTAERDQFEQHVRPMLLTNCIKCHDDNKQEGGLNLTTLEGLLEGGDSGPAVVPGKPDESLLLEALRYESFEMPPSGQLEDSLVGGIAAWVAAGADWPNGLQLKKVAKIDQKDRDWWCYQPVGDTPVPEVDDNGWCRNEIDNFIFQRLVQNGVSPAAEAKPKKLARRVHFAITGLPPNNETAAMLESEEGWYESLVDQLLESSAYGENQARFWLDLVRYADSDGYNADHARPEAHHFRDYVIRSFNEDKPYDRFVLEQLAGDEVDPGNRDALIGTMYLRHWIYEYNQRDVEGQWAQILNDVTETTSDVFLAQGLKCARCHDHKFDPLLQKDYFALRSFFTPLLPREDQPIADISTRTKHYEQQKIWEAATEDIRRRLHEIETPMLLKKAGGQGFKMFTKEIQALASSRRDEISPYEYQIVALMMRQLVLKPDELPKALGEAKEAERQQLLQELAKFDDLKPEPLPTIKFVASDVGPEAPPTFILDSHDTTPIEPAFPVVLGDETPEIQPPAEALQSTGRRTALANWIVSKENPLTARVMVNRVWQQHFGRGLAENTSDFGRLGTAPSHPELLDWLANRFMQDGWSMKKLHRLILTSATYRQSSERQMDDQLAALDPQNILLWRQNPRRLSGEEIHDCFLAASDEMGTGKRAVYKRVKRNALDPLLAVFDFPDRVESQGKRHRTTTSPQSLLMMNNPWLHDRARKLTANAGSSSLESLVEEAYQRLYFRSPRPEELEIASEFIKSYEADAKIPTPPNRLAAIPSGGSAIQLSPDKPTSIQVGPLKELHDPESGGDFTIEATVMLQSLYPDASVRTIVAGWTGNNSQPGWSLGVTSTKSGYKPRNLILQLIGSRTDPNGKPEYEVVASNLRLELNKPYSVAVSIDLDNPAKEGITFYLKDLSKPDAKPEVAQVAHQARWNVQSKQAIEIGGRGKHHLWDGLIQNVRLQQRALNQDELFADQPDTSQSLFDVAFTDVKNLGQDQSGNQHHAMVADSEATSASPAMQARIALIHALLCSNEVIYVD; encoded by the coding sequence ATGAAAATTGCCGGACAACACCTCACTCAAGTGGCTGGTAACCTAGCCCATGACCGTGGGAATGTTCTCAAACGATCCTCTCGCCTCGGCTTGGATTGGCTATCGTCGTCAATCCTTCCTGTCGTTCTAACGATAACGTCGCTGCTTGCTTGCGGACTTCCTGCCATCGCTGAAGAACCAACTACAGCGGAACGGGACCAGTTCGAGCAACACGTTCGACCAATGCTGCTGACGAACTGCATCAAATGTCATGACGACAATAAACAAGAGGGTGGCCTTAACCTGACCACTCTGGAAGGTTTGCTGGAAGGAGGCGACTCCGGTCCTGCGGTCGTTCCCGGAAAGCCTGATGAAAGTTTGCTGCTTGAAGCCCTGCGTTATGAATCGTTCGAAATGCCTCCGAGTGGTCAACTAGAAGATTCACTTGTGGGCGGCATCGCAGCCTGGGTGGCTGCCGGAGCGGACTGGCCCAACGGTCTTCAACTGAAGAAAGTTGCGAAGATCGACCAAAAAGATCGCGACTGGTGGTGCTATCAACCTGTTGGAGATACCCCGGTTCCCGAAGTGGACGACAATGGCTGGTGTCGCAACGAAATCGACAACTTTATCTTCCAGCGTTTGGTCCAGAATGGCGTCAGCCCTGCTGCCGAAGCCAAGCCGAAAAAACTTGCTCGGCGAGTTCATTTTGCAATCACAGGATTGCCTCCCAACAATGAAACCGCTGCGATGCTGGAGAGCGAAGAGGGATGGTACGAATCGCTTGTCGATCAGCTTCTTGAAAGTTCCGCCTATGGTGAGAATCAGGCAAGATTCTGGCTGGACCTCGTCCGCTATGCCGATTCGGATGGATACAACGCGGACCATGCGCGTCCGGAAGCCCACCACTTCCGTGACTATGTGATCCGGTCATTTAACGAAGACAAACCCTACGACCGTTTTGTACTGGAACAACTTGCCGGCGACGAAGTCGACCCGGGAAACAGAGATGCCTTGATCGGCACGATGTACTTACGCCACTGGATTTACGAATACAACCAACGTGACGTCGAGGGTCAGTGGGCGCAAATTCTGAATGACGTTACCGAAACAACGTCCGATGTCTTCTTGGCTCAAGGCCTAAAATGTGCCCGCTGCCACGATCACAAGTTTGATCCTCTACTGCAGAAAGATTACTTCGCCCTCCGTTCTTTCTTTACACCTCTGCTACCACGCGAAGACCAACCGATTGCGGATATTTCCACTCGCACAAAGCATTACGAGCAACAGAAAATCTGGGAGGCAGCGACCGAAGACATCCGGCGACGCCTGCACGAAATCGAAACGCCCATGCTGCTGAAGAAAGCAGGTGGTCAGGGCTTCAAAATGTTCACCAAGGAAATTCAAGCTCTCGCGTCTAGTCGACGTGACGAGATCAGTCCTTACGAATACCAAATCGTGGCGTTGATGATGCGTCAACTGGTGTTGAAGCCTGATGAACTGCCGAAAGCGCTTGGTGAGGCCAAAGAAGCCGAGCGTCAACAACTATTGCAAGAGCTGGCGAAATTCGATGATTTGAAGCCAGAGCCTCTCCCGACGATCAAATTCGTCGCCAGCGATGTCGGCCCCGAAGCACCGCCAACTTTCATTCTCGATTCGCACGACACAACTCCAATCGAGCCTGCATTCCCTGTGGTCTTAGGGGACGAAACCCCTGAAATACAGCCTCCTGCTGAAGCGCTGCAATCGACGGGTCGGCGAACCGCGCTGGCAAACTGGATTGTCAGTAAAGAGAATCCGCTGACGGCTCGAGTCATGGTCAACCGCGTTTGGCAACAACACTTCGGACGTGGACTGGCGGAGAACACCAGTGATTTTGGTCGGCTGGGAACAGCGCCATCGCACCCTGAATTGCTCGATTGGCTCGCCAACCGATTCATGCAGGACGGCTGGAGCATGAAAAAATTGCACCGTCTAATTCTGACGTCCGCGACCTATCGACAATCGTCTGAACGTCAGATGGACGATCAACTAGCGGCGCTCGACCCGCAAAATATCCTTCTGTGGCGTCAGAATCCGCGACGTCTCTCGGGTGAAGAAATCCATGATTGCTTCCTCGCGGCCAGTGATGAAATGGGAACGGGAAAACGAGCGGTCTACAAAAGGGTTAAACGAAACGCCTTGGATCCATTGTTGGCTGTATTTGATTTTCCTGACCGCGTCGAAAGCCAAGGCAAACGGCACCGCACGACGACGTCGCCACAATCGCTGCTGATGATGAACAATCCGTGGCTGCACGATCGAGCGAGAAAACTAACCGCGAACGCCGGCTCTAGCAGCCTTGAATCGCTGGTGGAGGAAGCCTATCAGCGGCTCTATTTCCGCTCGCCCCGACCTGAAGAACTGGAGATAGCATCCGAGTTCATCAAGTCGTATGAAGCGGATGCAAAGATCCCGACACCACCGAATCGACTTGCCGCGATACCCAGTGGTGGTTCCGCGATCCAGCTAAGTCCCGACAAACCTACGTCTATCCAAGTCGGCCCGCTGAAGGAGTTGCATGATCCCGAAAGCGGTGGTGACTTTACAATTGAAGCGACCGTCATGCTGCAGTCACTGTACCCAGACGCTTCCGTGCGAACGATCGTCGCGGGCTGGACCGGCAATAATTCTCAGCCTGGCTGGTCGCTCGGAGTGACTTCCACCAAGAGTGGCTATAAGCCTCGCAACTTGATCTTGCAGCTGATCGGTTCACGAACGGATCCGAACGGCAAACCGGAATACGAAGTCGTCGCTTCGAACCTGCGGCTTGAATTGAACAAGCCTTATTCCGTCGCGGTGTCCATCGATTTGGACAACCCTGCCAAGGAAGGCATCACGTTCTATCTGAAGGATCTGTCGAAACCAGATGCCAAACCAGAAGTTGCTCAAGTCGCTCACCAAGCACGCTGGAATGTGCAATCCAAGCAGGCGATTGAAATTGGTGGTCGCGGCAAACATCATCTTTGGGATGGGTTGATTCAAAATGTTCGTCTTCAACAGCGAGCATTAAACCAGGACGAATTGTTCGCCGATCAACCGGATACGTCTCAGTCGCTGTTTGATGTTGCATTTACAGACGTCAAGAATTTAGGTCAGGATCAATCGGGAAATCAGCATCATGCCATGGTGGCTGATAGCGAAGCGACGTCCGCTTCACCTGCGATGCAAGCACGCATTGCACTGATCCACGCACTCCTTTGCTCCAATGAGGTGATTTATGTCGATTGA
- a CDS encoding DUF1501 domain-containing protein: MKRPFQNRRQFVQSAVSGSILFPGIMQQLMAEEAGPLAPREPHFPAKAKRVIFLFMTGGVSHVDSFDPKPELVRSHGKEIKADHPEIKGRAGYERIYLKRPQWEFSPRGECGTEVSDLFPHIASCVDDIALIRSMHTSHSNHYNATLGMHTGSFTQSRPSLGSWTTYGLGSLNQNLPGFVVIAPKQTYAGTQVYASDFLPGAHQGTLVVPGADPVANVAPRIPADRQQLELAALREANEAHLATRDADPLLAARLRTFETAFGMQMAVPDAFDLKQESDETLATYGLQRGQTSGFGWQCLAARRLVERGVRFVELIDTGSSGNWDAHGDMMTHVPLAQNVDQPIAALLKDLKRRGLLDDTLVVWTTEFGRTPFNNTAEAKGREHHPWAFSSWLAGAGVKSGVVHGATDDIGLRAVDKPVHVHDLHATILHLMGFDHEKLTYRHAGRDYRLTDVEGKIVKDILA, from the coding sequence ATGAAACGTCCCTTTCAAAATCGTCGACAATTTGTGCAATCTGCGGTCTCCGGATCGATATTGTTTCCCGGTATCATGCAGCAGTTGATGGCCGAGGAAGCTGGTCCGCTTGCGCCTCGCGAGCCTCATTTTCCCGCGAAGGCGAAGCGGGTGATTTTCCTTTTCATGACCGGAGGCGTGTCGCACGTCGATTCCTTCGATCCGAAGCCGGAACTCGTTCGCAGTCACGGCAAAGAGATCAAAGCCGACCATCCCGAAATCAAGGGGCGAGCCGGCTATGAACGGATTTATTTGAAACGCCCCCAGTGGGAATTTTCGCCACGCGGGGAATGTGGCACGGAGGTGAGCGACCTGTTTCCTCACATCGCATCGTGTGTGGATGACATCGCGTTGATTCGTTCGATGCATACGTCGCACTCGAACCACTACAACGCCACACTCGGGATGCATACGGGGTCTTTCACACAGTCGCGTCCCAGCCTCGGATCATGGACAACATATGGCTTGGGATCCCTGAATCAAAACCTACCCGGATTCGTGGTTATCGCACCGAAACAGACGTATGCCGGCACACAGGTCTACGCCAGCGACTTCCTGCCCGGTGCGCATCAGGGGACCCTTGTCGTTCCTGGCGCAGACCCGGTGGCTAATGTTGCACCGCGGATTCCGGCCGATCGCCAGCAACTGGAACTCGCCGCCCTCCGCGAGGCCAACGAAGCCCACCTTGCCACTCGCGATGCGGACCCATTGTTGGCCGCACGATTGCGGACCTTCGAAACCGCTTTCGGGATGCAGATGGCCGTCCCGGATGCGTTCGACCTGAAACAAGAAAGCGATGAAACACTGGCGACTTACGGTTTACAGCGAGGCCAAACGTCCGGGTTTGGCTGGCAGTGCCTCGCCGCTCGGCGTTTGGTCGAACGGGGCGTACGCTTTGTGGAACTGATCGATACCGGTTCGTCAGGAAACTGGGATGCGCACGGCGACATGATGACTCACGTCCCTCTGGCCCAAAACGTCGATCAACCCATCGCCGCGTTGCTGAAGGATTTGAAACGCCGCGGTCTGTTGGACGATACGCTAGTCGTCTGGACCACGGAATTCGGCCGCACTCCCTTCAACAATACGGCGGAAGCGAAAGGTCGTGAACATCACCCATGGGCCTTCAGTTCGTGGCTAGCTGGTGCTGGCGTCAAATCGGGTGTCGTTCACGGAGCCACCGACGACATCGGGCTCCGCGCGGTCGACAAACCGGTCCACGTTCATGACCTCCATGCCACGATCCTGCACCTGATGGGATTCGATCATGAAAAACTGACCTACCGGCACGCCGGGCGTGACTACCGGCTCACGGATGTGGAAGGAAAGATCGTAAAGGACATCCTGGCGTGA